Proteins from a single region of Limnothrix sp. FACHB-406:
- a CDS encoding ABC transporter ATP-binding protein, with amino-acid sequence MRYSGGDEAIHVLKDVSLRVKRGDIQLLMGPSGSGKTTLLSILAGILTPTSGHVDLLGQAITQLAPKQLANFRLQNIGFVFQGFNLFPALSAAENVEVALNLKGIRGPQAKKMARKLLDRVALSHRADHLPKVMSGGEKQRVAIARALAGHPPLILADEPTAALDSRNGHGVMELLRSLAKEDGSTIVIVTHDPRIMDIADRVAHLEDGELSN; translated from the coding sequence ATGCGCTACAGCGGTGGCGATGAAGCCATCCATGTGCTGAAGGATGTGAGCCTGCGGGTGAAGCGGGGAGACATTCAATTGCTGATGGGGCCGTCGGGGTCGGGCAAAACCACGCTGCTGTCAATTTTGGCGGGCATTTTGACCCCCACTAGCGGCCATGTGGATCTGCTGGGCCAGGCAATTACCCAGTTGGCTCCAAAGCAGTTGGCTAATTTCCGGCTCCAAAATATTGGATTTGTGTTTCAGGGGTTCAATCTGTTTCCGGCTCTGTCGGCGGCGGAAAACGTGGAAGTGGCCCTGAATTTAAAGGGCATTCGCGGCCCCCAGGCTAAGAAGATGGCGCGAAAGTTGCTCGATCGCGTGGCCTTGAGCCATCGAGCGGATCATCTGCCCAAGGTGATGTCGGGTGGGGAAAAACAACGGGTGGCGATCGCCCGGGCCTTGGCGGGCCATCCACCGCTGATTTTGGCCGATGAACCAACGGCCGCGTTGGACTCCCGCAATGGTCATGGGGTGATGGAACTGTTGCGGAGTTTGGCCAAGGAAGATGGCAGCACGATCGTGATTGTGACCCACGATCCCCGAATTATGGATATTGCCGATCGGGTGGCCCACTTGGAAGATGGCGAATTGAGCAATTGA
- a CDS encoding DivIVA domain-containing protein: MFSSDASGFAPQPVADSAASAAEPAANETQSAASPQGRSSGFDVQRALDRLEEIVLDSPRIPFGRRTLVDEEVLLDQLDSVRLNLPAAFREAEAIVRQREQILFEAQQQAKDIIEGAKQQAARAISETELVRHAQLEADSIRQQVEEECQAARDRLLNELDQTRQAAAAELEEMRRAAISECEAIQDGADDYADRVLGSIERQLGDMLRVIRNGRQQLQQEADRAMGKLGK, from the coding sequence ATGTTTTCCTCAGATGCCTCTGGTTTCGCCCCCCAGCCCGTAGCGGATTCGGCAGCTTCGGCGGCGGAACCAGCAGCGAATGAGACGCAATCGGCGGCGAGTCCCCAGGGGCGATCGAGCGGTTTTGATGTGCAACGGGCCCTCGATCGGCTCGAAGAAATTGTGCTGGACAGTCCCCGTATTCCCTTCGGGCGACGCACCTTGGTGGATGAGGAAGTGTTGCTGGACCAACTGGATTCGGTGCGGCTGAATTTGCCCGCCGCCTTTCGGGAGGCCGAGGCGATCGTGCGGCAACGGGAGCAAATTCTCTTTGAAGCCCAGCAGCAGGCCAAAGACATCATCGAAGGGGCCAAACAGCAGGCCGCCCGCGCCATTTCCGAAACGGAGCTGGTGCGCCATGCCCAACTGGAGGCGGACTCCATTCGGCAGCAAGTGGAAGAAGAATGCCAGGCCGCACGCGATCGGCTGCTGAATGAATTAGACCAGACGCGCCAGGCCGCCGCCGCTGAGCTGGAAGAAATGCGGCGGGCCGCCATTTCGGAATGCGAAGCCATCCAAGATGGGGCCGATGATTATGCCGATCGGGTCTTGGGCAGCATTGAGCGACAACTGGGCGACATGCTGCGGGTCATTCGCAACGGTCGCCAACAGTTACAGCAAGAAGCCGATCGCGCCATGGGCAAGTTGGGCAAATAG
- the coaD gene encoding pantetheine-phosphate adenylyltransferase, whose protein sequence is MGVRAIYPGSFDPITLGHLDIIERGCQLFDQVIVAVLRNPNKQPLFEVAQRIELIERSTSHLSNVKVDTFNGLTVEYARQQKATVLLRGLRVLSDFEYELQMAHTNKTLSEAIETVFLATRNEYSFLSSSLVKEIARFGGPVDRLVPDPVVAEIQRCFPQMPLVSPPSP, encoded by the coding sequence ATGGGTGTCAGGGCGATCTATCCGGGGAGTTTTGACCCCATCACCTTGGGGCATTTGGATATCATTGAGCGAGGCTGCCAACTGTTCGATCAGGTGATTGTGGCGGTGTTGCGCAATCCCAATAAACAACCCCTGTTCGAGGTTGCCCAACGGATTGAACTGATTGAGCGATCGACCAGCCATTTAAGCAATGTTAAGGTCGATACCTTCAATGGTTTGACGGTGGAGTACGCTCGACAACAAAAGGCAACCGTATTATTACGGGGATTGCGCGTGTTGTCGGATTTTGAGTACGAGCTGCAAATGGCCCATACCAACAAGACGCTCTCCGAGGCGATCGAGACCGTCTTTTTGGCAACGCGCAATGAGTATAGTTTTTTGAGTAGTAGCCTGGTGAAAGAGATCGCCCGCTTTGGTGGCCCGGTCGATCGCCTCGTTCCCGATCCTGTTGTTGCGGAGATTCAGCGATGTTTTCCTCAGATGCCTCTGGTTTCGCCCCCCAGCCCGTAG
- the sipA gene encoding regulatory protein SipA: MSELQDSDRFTLAAGDRVRLVALPPYVKTAEPMPMLRPPSVLTIGDLGTVLGCRPGNCWAIRFANGAYLLTAQYLERVQTP, encoded by the coding sequence ATGAGCGAATTGCAAGACTCTGACCGTTTCACCCTGGCCGCGGGCGATCGGGTGCGGCTTGTGGCCCTGCCGCCCTACGTCAAAACGGCGGAACCCATGCCCATGTTGCGTCCGCCGTCGGTTTTGACGATCGGGGACTTGGGAACGGTATTGGGTTGCCGGCCCGGGAACTGTTGGGCCATTCGGTTTGCCAATGGGGCTTATCTGCTGACGGCGCAATATCTAGAACGGGTGCAGACTCCGTGA
- a CDS encoding acyltransferase family protein, with protein MPTGFAMMVDRPLPAEPTKLPRFRCLDLLRGLAIAAMILVNNPGSWAQVYPPLLHAEWHGFTPTDLVFPLFLFVVGGAMAFSLGRVAEKAPLDRPQQRQIHRKLLQRVLILFGLGLALNASTLLMRTWFEGAPLLWEKWRILGVLQRIALAYGASALLVLHCSRRAQAIAVAGLWLGYWALLSTTPLTPDGSIVGWVDRTLLGASHLYQLTLNQQTVAFDPEGLLSTLPAIGSTLAGYWAVQWLKTQPIKALTAWRLTGAGVGAIALGRLWDLALPLNKQLWTSSYALYAAGWSIVLLAGCYALTEIRRAHGISRPFEIFGMNAITAFVGSGLVGRLLNRTHIGSGPDAPSTYQWLYQTLFASWAGPMSGSLLFAIAMVLLWWLAMYGFYRRGWFLKV; from the coding sequence TTGCCCACCGGTTTTGCCATGATGGTCGATCGCCCTTTGCCCGCCGAACCTACCAAGCTCCCAAGGTTTCGGTGCTTAGACCTGCTGCGGGGTCTGGCGATCGCAGCCATGATCTTGGTGAACAATCCGGGCAGTTGGGCCCAGGTTTATCCCCCCCTGCTCCACGCCGAGTGGCACGGCTTCACGCCCACAGATTTGGTCTTTCCGCTGTTTTTGTTCGTGGTTGGGGGAGCCATGGCCTTCTCCTTGGGGCGCGTGGCGGAAAAGGCCCCACTCGATCGCCCCCAACAGCGGCAAATCCATCGCAAATTGCTGCAACGGGTGCTGATTTTATTTGGCTTAGGCTTAGCCCTGAATGCCTCCACCCTGTTGATGCGGACTTGGTTTGAAGGGGCCCCGCTCCTCTGGGAAAAATGGCGAATTTTGGGTGTTTTGCAGCGGATTGCCTTGGCCTATGGTGCTTCGGCGCTCCTGGTTTTGCACTGCTCTCGGCGGGCCCAAGCGATCGCCGTGGCGGGCCTGTGGTTGGGCTATTGGGCCCTGTTGAGCACCACGCCGCTTACGCCTGATGGTTCGATCGTCGGTTGGGTCGATCGAACCCTGCTCGGCGCAAGTCATCTCTACCAACTCACCCTGAATCAACAAACCGTGGCCTTTGACCCGGAAGGACTGTTGAGCACCCTTCCCGCGATCGGGTCTACCCTAGCGGGCTATTGGGCGGTGCAGTGGCTGAAAACCCAGCCCATCAAAGCCCTCACCGCCTGGCGCTTGACGGGGGCCGGCGTAGGGGCGATCGCCCTGGGTCGCCTCTGGGATTTGGCGCTACCGCTGAATAAGCAACTTTGGACCAGTTCCTATGCGCTCTATGCCGCCGGTTGGTCGATCGTCTTGCTCGCAGGGTGCTATGCCCTCACGGAAATCCGGCGCGCCCACGGCATTAGCCGCCCCTTTGAAATTTTTGGGATGAACGCAATCACGGCTTTTGTGGGTTCCGGGTTGGTGGGTCGGCTGCTGAATCGCACCCACATTGGCAGCGGCCCCGATGCCCCCAGCACCTACCAATGGCTCTATCAAACCCTGTTCGCTTCCTGGGCGGGCCCCATGAGCGGCTCGCTGCTGTTTGCGATCGCGATGGTGCTGCTGTGGTGGTTGGCCATGTATGGGTTCTATCGCCGGGGCTGGTTTCTGAAGGTTTGA
- a CDS encoding DM13 domain-containing protein has protein sequence MKRTVVALVLAMSAIAPVAAMAVAQTPSATLAQQSRVTLPKQSTRVLKSGNFMALEHPTQGTARIVMEGSQKILEFGNNFRSDSGPALRVVLHRSARPGMQLTEGQYVVLSALQKTSGSQRYVIPNNLNLAQYQSVAIWCQQFNATFGAATLN, from the coding sequence ATGAAACGGACTGTTGTAGCGTTGGTTTTGGCTATGAGCGCGATCGCCCCGGTTGCTGCCATGGCCGTTGCACAAACCCCCTCTGCCACCCTAGCCCAGCAAAGCCGCGTCACCCTGCCCAAACAGTCAACCAGGGTGCTCAAGTCCGGAAACTTCATGGCCCTGGAGCATCCCACCCAAGGCACAGCCCGAATCGTGATGGAAGGCTCTCAGAAAATTCTGGAATTTGGCAATAACTTCCGCAGTGACAGCGGCCCAGCTCTGAGGGTGGTGTTGCATCGATCTGCCCGACCGGGAATGCAACTAACGGAAGGCCAATACGTGGTGTTGAGTGCGTTGCAAAAAACCTCCGGTTCCCAACGTTACGTGATCCCCAACAATCTCAATTTGGCGCAATACCAATCCGTGGCCATTTGGTGCCAACAGTTCAATGCCACCTTTGGGGCCGCAACGCTGAACTAG
- a CDS encoding serine/threonine-protein kinase yields the protein MSYCLNSRCTAPENDDHAANCAACGRPLRLGDRYLPQSPIGRGGFGYTFLAKDLTQPDRPPCVIKQLVGSFAEDPKARRLFTSEARLLADLGSHPQIPQFLDFVEADQTIYLMQEWIEGPTLNREALGGPWSARKVEALLRDVLPILQFVHDRGVVHRDIKPSNFIRRLSDRRMVLIDFGIAKVIDPYWWDKTGTVIGSPEYIAPEQLAGKALPASDLYSLGVTCLRLLTGVSPFMLRDSTSDAWVWRDFLPPRVTIPPRLGTVLDRAVTRATGQRYATAADMLAALDRSPQPAPTPEKQRARVDRPAASPNDQPTITTFPLRLPSHEVPTQTGLGSSNQPPFRPLPSLSAPQPPWLNRLLPSRLVKTPLCDRGVVVSVVGLDYHPLERLLATGEWQQADELTRQLLCQQLDGRRRFVQVGDIPRLSRPDLLAIDLLWMHYSHGRFGLMIQSRLILQSRDYNQFCQTVGWPGSRSDTRDETFQFRADAPIGHLPSRNWVGGPRWWNHAQTLADYLIR from the coding sequence ATGAGCTACTGCTTAAACTCCCGTTGCACGGCCCCCGAAAATGACGATCATGCAGCGAACTGTGCTGCCTGTGGCCGACCGCTGCGGCTGGGCGATCGCTACTTGCCCCAATCCCCGATCGGACGCGGTGGATTTGGCTACACTTTTTTGGCCAAAGACCTAACCCAGCCCGATCGCCCCCCCTGCGTGATCAAACAGTTGGTGGGTTCCTTTGCGGAAGATCCCAAAGCCCGTCGCCTGTTCACCAGCGAAGCTCGCCTGTTGGCCGATCTCGGATCCCATCCCCAAATTCCTCAGTTTTTGGACTTTGTGGAAGCTGACCAAACCATTTATTTAATGCAGGAATGGATCGAAGGGCCCACCCTGAATCGCGAAGCCCTGGGCGGCCCTTGGTCTGCTCGCAAAGTCGAAGCCTTGCTGCGGGATGTGTTGCCAATTTTGCAATTCGTGCACGATCGCGGCGTGGTGCATCGGGACATCAAGCCCAGCAACTTCATTCGCCGCCTGAGCGATCGGCGAATGGTGCTGATCGACTTCGGCATCGCCAAGGTGATTGATCCCTATTGGTGGGACAAAACCGGCACGGTGATTGGCTCCCCGGAATATATCGCCCCGGAGCAACTGGCCGGCAAAGCTCTGCCCGCCAGCGATCTCTATAGCTTGGGTGTTACCTGCTTGCGGTTGCTAACGGGGGTGTCGCCCTTCATGCTGCGCGACAGCACCAGCGATGCTTGGGTTTGGCGAGATTTTTTGCCCCCAAGGGTCACGATCCCGCCCCGATTGGGGACGGTGCTCGATCGCGCCGTTACCCGAGCCACCGGTCAGCGCTACGCCACCGCCGCCGACATGTTGGCCGCTTTGGATCGATCGCCCCAGCCAGCGCCAACCCCCGAAAAGCAACGAGCACGAGTCGATCGGCCCGCCGCATCCCCCAACGACCAACCCACCATCACCACCTTTCCCCTACGACTGCCCAGCCACGAAGTGCCCACCCAAACCGGCTTGGGCAGCAGCAACCAGCCGCCCTTTCGCCCCTTGCCCAGCCTGTCCGCGCCCCAACCCCCTTGGCTAAATCGGTTGTTGCCATCCCGACTGGTCAAAACTCCCCTGTGCGATCGGGGCGTGGTGGTGTCCGTGGTGGGCCTCGATTACCACCCCCTAGAGCGGCTCTTAGCCACCGGGGAATGGCAACAGGCCGACGAACTAACCCGCCAACTGCTCTGTCAGCAACTGGACGGGCGACGGCGTTTTGTGCAAGTGGGCGACATTCCCCGCCTCAGCCGGCCCGATTTGCTGGCGATCGACCTGCTGTGGATGCACTACAGCCACGGCCGCTTTGGGCTGATGATCCAAAGCCGCCTGATCCTTCAAAGCCGGGACTATAACCAGTTTTGCCAGACAGTGGGTTGGCCCGGCAGCCGCTCCGACACCCGAGACGAGACCTTTCAGTTTCGAGCCGATGCCCCGATCGGGCATTTGCCTTCCCGCAACTGGGTGGGCGGCCCCCGATGGTGGAACCATGCCCAAACCCTGGCCGATTACTTAATCCGTTGA
- a CDS encoding adenylate/guanylate cyclase domain-containing protein, which produces MNHRWLVKFGKLAQPGSRGELVGSIIIVVAIAYGLAAYVAVSLPGLHQIGTAVWPSAGIAQAALMLGGFRLWPAIAIGINFYDLIHSGITIPLLGLFGCTGATVQAVLGVWLFRRLGGSNVFDRVSNVLKFLVSGVLIAPQINCTCGVLALCLTGNLPWSEFATVRWGWFLGDAMGILVFVPLILMVAQLQQQDWQRITRLRRHKSTRRSLLRTLWLGLLLGSSGIVFWAQTEADIARYPLEYLPFPLVVWAGMQFGPRAAAVGSFLISAIAIGGTAFGMGPFVAKASSTQQAVLFLQAFLGVITITSMVLSAAESERSRSARSLAALNRELEQRVARRTAELAAQTDRINDLLHNILPAGVAEQLASGSQTVAETFNDVTVLFADLVDFTSFAAQHPPTVVVQFLNDVFCTFDDLVEQYGLEKIKTIGDAYMVVGGVPKPRSNSAFAIAHLALAMQQAIGQYRKPDGSPFRLRIGIHSGSAVAGVIGMKKLVYDLWGDTVNVASRMETLGQPGRIQVSQAAFDRLHSYFHLEQRGTIAVKGKGEMITYWLIGELSSHQDSDPGLHPHPPS; this is translated from the coding sequence TTGAATCATCGCTGGCTGGTTAAATTTGGGAAACTTGCGCAACCCGGCTCCCGAGGAGAACTGGTCGGGTCAATTATTATTGTGGTGGCGATCGCCTACGGACTCGCGGCCTATGTGGCCGTGTCCCTGCCGGGGTTGCACCAAATTGGCACGGCGGTTTGGCCCTCGGCCGGCATTGCCCAAGCGGCCCTGATGTTGGGTGGTTTTCGGCTGTGGCCGGCGATCGCCATCGGCATCAATTTCTATGACCTGATCCACTCAGGGATCACCATTCCCCTGTTGGGACTGTTTGGCTGCACGGGCGCAACGGTTCAGGCTGTTCTTGGGGTGTGGCTGTTTCGGCGGCTGGGGGGCAGCAATGTGTTCGATCGCGTGTCGAATGTGCTGAAGTTTTTGGTCAGCGGTGTGCTAATTGCCCCCCAAATTAATTGCACCTGCGGTGTGTTGGCCCTGTGCTTAACCGGCAACTTGCCTTGGTCGGAGTTTGCGACGGTGCGTTGGGGCTGGTTTTTGGGCGATGCCATGGGGATATTGGTCTTTGTGCCGCTGATTTTGATGGTGGCCCAACTCCAGCAACAAGATTGGCAACGAATCACCCGCCTGCGCCGACACAAAAGCACGCGCCGATCGCTCCTGCGCACCCTTTGGCTCGGGCTATTACTCGGCAGTAGCGGCATTGTCTTTTGGGCCCAAACGGAGGCGGATATTGCTCGCTATCCTTTGGAATATTTGCCCTTTCCCCTGGTGGTGTGGGCGGGGATGCAGTTTGGGCCAAGGGCCGCAGCGGTGGGGTCATTTCTGATTTCAGCGATCGCGATCGGGGGCACGGCCTTTGGGATGGGCCCCTTTGTGGCCAAAGCCAGCAGCACCCAACAGGCGGTGCTGTTTTTGCAGGCCTTTTTGGGCGTAATCACGATTACTTCGATGGTGCTGTCGGCGGCGGAATCCGAGCGCTCCCGATCGGCGCGATCGCTCGCGGCCCTCAACCGTGAACTAGAGCAGCGCGTGGCCCGCCGCACGGCTGAACTGGCGGCCCAGACCGATCGCATCAACGACCTGTTGCACAACATCTTGCCCGCTGGCGTGGCGGAACAACTGGCCAGCGGCTCCCAAACCGTGGCGGAAACCTTCAACGATGTGACCGTTTTGTTTGCGGATCTCGTGGATTTCACCAGCTTTGCCGCCCAGCACCCGCCAACGGTGGTGGTGCAATTCCTGAATGATGTGTTTTGCACCTTTGATGATCTGGTGGAGCAATACGGCCTGGAAAAAATCAAGACGATCGGGGATGCCTACATGGTGGTGGGCGGTGTGCCCAAGCCCCGATCGAACAGCGCCTTTGCGATCGCCCATTTAGCCCTGGCCATGCAACAGGCGATCGGGCAATATCGCAAGCCCGATGGCAGCCCTTTTCGGTTGCGAATTGGCATCCACAGCGGCAGCGCCGTAGCCGGGGTGATTGGGATGAAAAAGCTGGTCTATGACCTCTGGGGCGACACGGTGAATGTGGCCAGCCGGATGGAAACCCTGGGGCAGCCGGGGCGAATTCAAGTCAGCCAAGCGGCCTTCGATCGCCTGCACAGCTATTTCCACTTGGAGCAACGGGGCACAATTGCTGTGAAGGGCAAAGGCGAAATGATCACCTATTGGTTAATCGGTGAACTCAGCAGCCACCAAGATTCAGATCCTGGTTTGCATCCACATCCCCCGTCATGA
- the rplU gene encoding 50S ribosomal protein L21: MAYAIVETSGTQLCVEPGRFYDVNRVFAEVDETVTLDRVLLVRDGETIDIGAPTLEGATVTAKVLRHFRGRKIIVYKMRPKKKTRKKQGHRQELTRLVIESITYGGKTVAAE; the protein is encoded by the coding sequence ATGGCCTACGCAATTGTTGAAACCAGCGGCACACAACTTTGTGTCGAACCGGGTCGTTTCTATGACGTGAACCGGGTGTTCGCAGAAGTAGACGAAACCGTTACGCTCGATCGCGTTCTGTTGGTTCGCGACGGCGAAACGATCGACATCGGCGCACCCACCCTCGAAGGGGCCACCGTCACCGCCAAAGTGCTGCGCCACTTCCGCGGCCGGAAGATTATTGTTTATAAGATGCGCCCCAAAAAGAAAACCCGCAAAAAGCAAGGTCATCGCCAAGAATTGACCCGTTTGGTGATTGAGTCGATCACCTACGGTGGCAAGACCGTTGCGGCGGAATAA
- the rpmA gene encoding 50S ribosomal protein L27, with protein sequence MAHKKGTGSTRNGRDSNSKRLGVKRYGGQIVRAGNILVRQRGTQFHPGNNVGRGNDDTLFALVDGVVTFERRGKSGKKVSVYPAAAAVEA encoded by the coding sequence ATGGCTCATAAAAAAGGGACAGGTAGTACTCGTAACGGTCGCGACTCTAATTCCAAGCGCTTGGGTGTGAAGCGCTACGGCGGTCAAATCGTCCGCGCTGGAAACATCCTGGTGCGTCAACGGGGCACTCAGTTCCACCCCGGCAACAATGTGGGTCGCGGCAACGATGACACCCTGTTCGCCTTAGTGGATGGTGTGGTGACCTTCGAGCGTCGCGGCAAGAGCGGCAAAAAGGTCAGCGTTTATCCCGCTGCTGCTGCTGTCGAAGCCTAG
- a CDS encoding WGR domain-containing protein — protein sequence MSHSVTYLELSEADGGSHKFYEVTVQDTTVSIRYGRIGDSGRLQTQDYPTPEKAQAAAQKKIQEKLRKGYEPAVQGGRPKRSVTRRQVTSSRSTARSAPVLWQFNSGAAAFGIFIGPTACWVGNQSGQVFALDLEGQVLNQFQLPDGVKCLVADDLWFYAGCDDGNVYDLSGKLPRLAYEIEENIDIYWLDIYDGWLGVSDQNGQVALFHPEDEERNWTRLSTGQAGWMVRCDDQGIYHGHSNGITCYDFLEGRVQWQQPTKGSVLFGWQGCSTVYAGTSSKLVYEFSKQGELLTQCQCDSAVYSCAADAAGQYIFAGDNCSSIYCFDRTGTRLWKLASGCGSALSMQWHDRRLYLVTTNGYLACLDVSPEAIEAAQQGQIPAPAEILAPQGEGTAVSDVVERVSSPGEGIVVQCVRDRDKLRVRVLSPGYHADWNVQFPRNVREEGAKYVVSELRESARGQFYRVCGEIKRLVD from the coding sequence ATGAGCCATTCCGTCACCTACCTGGAGCTGTCAGAAGCCGACGGCGGATCCCACAAGTTCTATGAAGTCACGGTGCAAGACACCACCGTCAGCATCCGCTACGGCCGAATCGGGGATTCTGGACGGCTGCAAACCCAGGACTATCCCACCCCCGAAAAAGCCCAGGCCGCTGCCCAAAAAAAGATTCAAGAAAAACTGCGCAAGGGCTATGAACCCGCCGTGCAAGGGGGCCGGCCCAAGCGTTCCGTCACGCGCCGCCAGGTCACCAGCAGTCGCTCCACCGCCCGATCGGCCCCCGTGCTGTGGCAATTCAACTCCGGAGCCGCCGCCTTTGGCATTTTCATCGGCCCCACCGCCTGTTGGGTAGGCAATCAATCGGGCCAAGTGTTTGCTCTTGACTTGGAAGGCCAAGTTCTCAATCAATTTCAGCTACCCGACGGTGTGAAATGTTTGGTAGCCGATGATTTATGGTTCTATGCCGGTTGCGATGACGGCAATGTCTATGACTTGTCGGGAAAACTGCCACGACTGGCCTATGAAATTGAAGAAAACATCGACATTTATTGGCTCGATATTTATGACGGATGGCTAGGCGTTTCCGATCAAAATGGTCAGGTGGCGCTGTTTCACCCGGAAGATGAAGAGCGCAATTGGACTAGGCTTTCCACGGGCCAAGCCGGTTGGATGGTGCGTTGTGATGACCAAGGAATCTACCACGGTCACAGCAATGGCATCACCTGCTATGACTTTTTGGAAGGGCGCGTGCAATGGCAACAACCCACCAAAGGCTCTGTGCTATTTGGTTGGCAAGGGTGCTCCACGGTTTATGCAGGCACGAGCAGTAAATTGGTTTATGAGTTCAGCAAGCAGGGCGAATTATTAACCCAATGCCAGTGCGATTCAGCGGTTTATTCTTGTGCGGCTGATGCGGCGGGGCAATATATTTTTGCGGGGGATAATTGCTCGTCAATTTATTGTTTCGATCGCACCGGAACACGGCTTTGGAAGTTAGCAAGCGGCTGCGGATCGGCCCTGTCTATGCAATGGCACGATCGCCGGTTGTATTTGGTGACGACCAATGGCTATTTGGCTTGTTTGGATGTGAGTCCCGAGGCGATCGAGGCGGCCCAGCAGGGGCAAATCCCCGCACCGGCTGAAATTCTTGCACCCCAAGGGGAAGGCACGGCGGTTTCGGATGTGGTGGAACGGGTCAGCAGTCCCGGCGAAGGCATCGTGGTGCAATGTGTGCGCGATCGGGACAAGTTGCGAGTGCGGGTTTTGTCCCCTGGTTACCATGCCGATTGGAATGTGCAGTTTCCCCGCAATGTGCGCGAAGAGGGCGCTAAGTATGTGGTGAGCGAGTTGCGGGAATCGGCCCGGGGACAGTTTTATCGCGTTTGCGGGGAAATTAAGCGGCTGGTGGACTAG
- the ruvA gene encoding Holliday junction branch migration protein RuvA produces the protein MIGSLRGQVVALQVQGNRAIGLLDVAQVGYEVQLLPRSTMEWMIGETVQVFTHLQLRDDRWLLFGFATVAERDLFRQLIAVNGVGPQLAIALLDRLELPVLIQAIVSGNANLLAKTPGIGPKTAGRIALELKTKLAEWRDQSGLSTTPAAGPVGLVREDVEMTLLALGYSDREVTQALEAVGQQTALSKEGDPERWIREAIAWLSQSAL, from the coding sequence ATGATTGGATCGTTGCGTGGTCAGGTTGTAGCCCTTCAGGTGCAGGGCAATCGGGCGATCGGGCTGTTGGATGTGGCTCAGGTGGGCTATGAAGTGCAACTGTTGCCCCGATCGACCATGGAATGGATGATTGGCGAAACGGTACAGGTTTTCACCCATTTGCAACTGCGAGACGATCGATGGTTGCTATTTGGGTTTGCCACGGTGGCGGAGCGGGATCTGTTTCGTCAACTGATTGCCGTGAATGGCGTGGGGCCGCAGTTGGCGATCGCCCTGCTCGATCGCCTGGAATTACCGGTGCTAATCCAAGCGATCGTCAGCGGCAACGCCAACCTGCTGGCAAAAACCCCCGGCATTGGCCCCAAAACCGCCGGCCGAATCGCCCTAGAACTAAAGACCAAGTTGGCGGAATGGCGCGATCAGTCGGGGCTGTCCACCACGCCCGCGGCCGGGCCGGTGGGGCTGGTGCGGGAAGATGTGGAAATGACCCTTCTGGCTCTGGGCTACAGCGATCGGGAAGTGACCCAAGCCTTGGAGGCCGTGGGCCAGCAAACCGCCCTCAGCAAGGAAGGCGATCCAGAGCGGTGGATTCGCGAGGCGATCGCCTGGCTGAGTCAATCGGCCCTTTGA